Proteins co-encoded in one Cucurbita pepo subsp. pepo cultivar mu-cu-16 chromosome LG15, ASM280686v2, whole genome shotgun sequence genomic window:
- the LOC111811886 gene encoding two-component response regulator-like APRR2 isoform X2 — protein sequence MVCTVDDLQEWKDFPKGLRVLLLDRDSSSASEIRSQLEEMEYVVYSCTDEKEALSAILNTPGNFHVAILEVCARNYDESFKLLGTSMDLPIIMTSDVHCLSTMVKCIALGAVEFLLKPLSEDKLRNIWQHVLHKAFSNTPKPDEHSEASLMQLQLENKDRNEVPEEMEMLSWIQDIVWEPPEGSEKSQLNLGESLQGSWESGHQMNCSMETDSREKDVYSKFVETATHDLVCEGPFQEGQPRLSGKNKSDVKSSASAAEHSIQGSDVNHSAGSKAKKSKVDWSPELHKKFVQAVEQLGIDHAIPSKILELMKVEGLTRHNVASHLQKYRTQKKHIMHREENPWWSHPRCTIQTNHLKPIMAYPSYHPNCGISLSPVFPTWRQTNSHPGNARPPGFCHWPRPGIQPWNSYAGVQADAWGCPVTLPSHAPYFAHPQHVSSASHNMHTVNKSYGMPQSSFDLQPDEEVVDKVVKEAMRKPFSPLPLGLKPATERVLTELSMQGISIVPPQINGSRPP from the exons ATGGTTTGCACTGTCGATGATTTACAAGAATGGAAAGACTTTCCTAAGGGTCTTAGGGTTCTTCTCCTTGACCGCGACAGTAGCTCCGCTTCCGAGATAAGATCACAACTAGAGGAAATGGAGTATGTTG TTTATTCCTGCACTGATGAGAAGGAAGCTTTGTCAGCAATTTTGAATACACCGGGAAACTTCCATGTTGCAATTCTGGAG GTGTGTGCAAGAAATTATGATGAGAGTTTTAAGTTGCTTGGAACTTCCATGGACTTGCCAATCATAA TGACTTCGGATGTTCATTGCCTAAGTACCATGGTGAAGTGCATTGCA CTTGGTGCAGTTGAGTTCCTGTTGAAACCACTCTCGGAGGACAAACTCAGGAATATCTGGCAGCATGTCCTTCATAAG GCATTTTCCAATACTCCAAAGCCTGATGAACACTCCGAAGCATCCTTGATGCAACTTCAATTAGAGAATAAAGACAGGAATGAAGTTCCGGAAGAGATGGAAATGCTTTCTTGGATTCAGGATATTGTATGGGAACCACCAGAAGGAAGTGAGAAGTCTCAACTGAACCTGGGAGAATCTTTGCAAGGTAGCTGGGAAAGCGGACATCAAATGAACTGTTCAATGGAAACTGATAGCAGGGAAAAAGATGTGTACTCTAAATTCGTCGAAACAGCTACACATGATTTGGTTTGTGAAGGTCCCTTTCAGGAGGGTCAACCTCGATTATCTGGCAAG AATAAATCTGATGTCAAAAGTAGTGCTTCAGCTGCTGAGCATTCAATCCAAGGCTCTGATGTGAACCATTCTGCTGGATCCAAAGCGAAGAAATCAAAG GTGGACTGGAGCCCAGAGCtacataaaaaatttgttcagGCAGTGGAACAGTTAGGCATAGATCATGCAATTCCTTCCAAAATACTTGAGCTCATGAAAGTTGAAGGTTTGACAAGGCACAATGTTGCAAGTCATCTCCAG AAGTACAGAACGCAAAAGAAACATATAATGCACAGAGAAGAAAATCCATGGTGGTCACATCCAAGATGTACAATACAAACCAATCACTTGAAACCTATCATGGCTTACCCTTCTTATCATCCTAACTGTGGAATATCACTGTCTCCTGTTTTTCCAACATGGAGACAGACCAATAGCCATCCAGGTAACGCCCGTCCGCCCGGGTTTTGCCATTGGCCACGACCAGGAATTCAACCCTGGAATTCGTATGCAGGG GTACAAGCTGATGCATGGGGTTGCCCTGTGACGCTGCCTTCTCATGCTCCATATTTTGCACATCCTCAG CATGTATCATCAGCTTCACACAATATGCATACGGTAAATAAGAGCTACGGCATGCCTCAGAGTTCATTTGATCTTCAACCG GATGAGGAGGTGGTTGACAAGGTTGTAAAAGAGGCAATGAGGAAGCCATTCTCACCTCTTCCATTAGGGCTTAAGCCTGCCACAGAGAGAGTTCTCACAGAGCTTTCTATGCAAGGGATCTCCATCGTCCCTCCTCAAATCAACGGCTCCAGACCTccctga
- the LOC111811886 gene encoding two-component response regulator-like APRR2 isoform X1 — translation MVCTVDDLQEWKDFPKGLRVLLLDHDSSSASEIRSKLEEMEYVVYSCTDEKEALSAILNTPGNFHVAILEVCARNYDESFKLLGASMDLPIIMTSDVHCLSTMVKCIALGAVEFLLKPLSEDKLRNIWQHVLHKAFSNTPKPDEHSEASLMQLQLENKDRNEVPEEMEMLSWIQDIVWEPPEGSEKSQLNLGESLQGSWESGHQMNCSMETDSREKDVYSKFVETATHDLVCEGPFQEGQPRLSGKNKSDVKSSASAAEHSIQGSDVNHSAGSKAKKSKVDWSPELHKKFVQAVEQLGIDHAIPSKILELMKVEGLTRHNVASHLQKYRTQKKHIMHREENPWWSHPRCTIQTNHLKPIMAYPSYHPNCGISLSPVFPTWRQTNSHPGNARPPGFCHWPRPGIQPWNSYAGVQADAWGCPVTLPSHAPYFAHPQHVSSASHNMHTVNKSYGMPQSSFDLQPDEEVVDKVVKEAMRKPFSPLPLGLKPATERVLTELSMQGISIVPPQINGSRPP, via the exons ATGGTTTGCACTGTCGATGATTTACAAGAATGGAAAGACTTTCCCAAGGGTCTTAGGGTTCTTCTCCTTGACCACGACAGTAGCTCCGCTTCCGAGATAAGATCAAAACTTGAGGAAATGGAGTATGTTG TTTATTCCTGCACCGATGAGAAGGAAGCTTTGTCAGCAATTTTGAACACACCGGGAAACTTCCATGTTGCAATTCTGGAG GTGTGTGCAAGAAATTATGATGAGAGTTTTAAGTTGCTTGGAGCTTCCATGGACTTGCCAATCATAA TGACTTCGGATGTTCATTGCCTAAGTACCATGGTGAAGTGCATTGCA CTTGGTGCAGTTGAGTTCCTGTTGAAACCACTCTCGGAGGACAAACTCAGGAATATCTGGCAGCATGTCCTTCATAAG GCATTTTCCAATACTCCAAAGCCTGATGAACACTCCGAAGCATCCTTGATGCAACTTCAATTAGAGAATAAAGACAGGAATGAAGTTCCGGAAGAGATGGAAATGCTTTCTTGGATTCAGGATATTGTATGGGAACCACCAGAAGGAAGTGAGAAGTCTCAACTGAACCTGGGAGAATCTTTGCAAGGTAGCTGGGAAAGCGGACATCAAATGAACTGTTCAATGGAAACTGATAGCAGGGAAAAAGATGTGTACTCTAAATTCGTCGAAACAGCTACACATGATTTGGTTTGTGAAGGTCCCTTTCAGGAGGGTCAACCTCGATTATCTGGCAAG AATAAATCTGATGTCAAAAGTAGTGCTTCAGCTGCTGAGCATTCAATCCAAGGCTCTGATGTGAACCATTCTGCTGGATCCAAAGCGAAGAAATCAAAG GTGGACTGGAGCCCAGAGCtacataaaaaatttgttcagGCAGTGGAACAGTTAGGCATAGATCATGCAATTCCTTCCAAAATACTTGAGCTCATGAAAGTTGAAGGTTTGACAAGGCACAATGTTGCAAGTCATCTCCAG AAGTACAGAACGCAAAAGAAACATATAATGCACAGAGAAGAAAATCCATGGTGGTCACATCCAAGATGTACAATACAAACCAATCACTTGAAACCTATCATGGCTTACCCTTCTTATCATCCTAACTGTGGAATATCACTGTCTCCTGTTTTTCCAACATGGAGACAGACCAATAGCCATCCAGGTAACGCCCGTCCGCCCGGGTTTTGCCATTGGCCACGACCAGGAATTCAACCCTGGAATTCGTATGCAGGG GTACAAGCTGATGCATGGGGTTGCCCTGTGACGCTGCCTTCTCATGCTCCATATTTTGCACATCCTCAG CATGTATCATCAGCTTCACACAATATGCATACGGTAAATAAGAGCTACGGCATGCCTCAGAGTTCATTTGATCTTCAACCG GATGAGGAGGTGGTTGACAAGGTTGTAAAAGAGGCAATGAGGAAGCCATTCTCACCTCTTCCATTAGGGCTTAAGCCTGCCACAGAGAGAGTTCTCACAGAGCTTTCTATGCAAGGGATCTCCATCGTCCCTCCTCAAATCAACGGCTCCAGACCTccctga
- the LOC111811339 gene encoding tobamovirus multiplication protein 2A-like, producing MACRGCFECLLKLLNFFLSLLGLAMVGYGIYLLVEYLQSPSDIPRPPLSGDHDLVQLGRPMLMAVSLSSNIFDHLPKAWFIYLFIAVGVIIFVVSCFGCIGAATRNGCCLSCYSVLVLLLILVQVGCAAFIFFDKHWRDEIPGDKTGNFDKIYELLEDKWEIIRWVALGAVIFEALLFLLALVVRAANSPADYDSDDEYIAPRQQIRQPLINRPVAPATGVPVAGALDQRPSRNDAWSTRMREKYGLDTSEFTYNPSESHRFQQVAQQPAEEKSRCTIM from the exons ATGGCCTGCAGAGGGTGCTTTGAGTGCCTGTTGAAGCTTCTGAACTTCTTCTTATCCCTTCTGGGTCTTGCCATGGTGGGGTATGGGATTTACTTGTTGGTTGAGTACTTGCAATCTCCTAGTGATATCCCAAGACCTCCGTTGAGTGGTGATCACGATCTGGTCCAGCTTGGTCGACCAATGCTAATGGCCGTGTCTCTGTCTTCTAACATCTTTGATCATCTTCCAAAAGCCTG GTTCATATACTTGTTCATTGCTGTGGGAGTCATTATCtttgttgtttcttgttttgggTGCATTGGAGCTGCAACACGTAATGGATGCTGTTTAAGTTGT TATTCGGTTTTGGTGCTTCTACTGATTTTGGTGCAAGTAGGATGTGCAGCCTTCATATTCTTTGACAAACATTGGAGAGAT GAAATTCCTGGGGACAAAACAGGAAACTTTGATAAGATCTATGAACTCCTCGAAGACAAGTGGGAAATCATCAGATGGGTTGCACTAGGAGCTGTAATTTTTGAG GCTCTCCTTTTCTTGTTGGCTCTTGTGGTTCGTGCAGCAAACAGTCCTGCAGACTATGACAGTGATGATGAGTACATTGCTCCAAGGCAACAAATCCGACAACCTTTGATCAATAGGCCTGTTGCTCCTGCAACTGGTGTACCTGTTGCTGGGGCACTTGATCAACGACCAAGCCGAAATGATGCTTGGAGTACACGAATGAGGGAAAAG TATGGGCTGGATACTTCCGAGTTCACATACAACCCATCTGAGTCTCACAGGTTTCAGCAAGTTGCCCAACAGCCAGCAGAAGAAAAGAGCCGCTGCACCATCATGTGA
- the LOC111811341 gene encoding peroxidase 20 isoform X1, which translates to MDILKILLFVIFGVFLFGIESLGDDGLLVFDYYKETCPFVEDIIRRQVEIAVLKDPRMAASLLRLHFHDCFVMGCDASILLDSNDEMVSEKQAAPNLNSLRGFDVIDEIKYLLEDACPYTVSCADILTIAARDAVELRGGPGWQVLLGRKDSLKASFDGANKYIPSPNSSLETLIANFHEQGLDVYDLVALSGSHTIGKARCLSFRQRAYQTSAEEEYDRYERYNSYRRVLRSICPETGQDQRVAPLDFRTPARFDNHYFLNILEGKALLGSDNVLITQDHEGEITRQVWSYASDQTLFFASFVKSIVKMGNINVLTANLGEVRTNCRFTNH; encoded by the exons ATGGATATTCTTAAGATATTGTTGTTTGTAATATTTGGtgtgtttttgtttggaattGAAAGCTTAGGCGATGATGGACTTTTGGTTTTTGACTACTACAAAGAAACATGCCCCTTTGTTGAAGATATTATCCGACGACAAGTCGAGATTGCCGTGCTCAAAGATCCTCGAATGGCTGCTTCACTCCTTCGCTTGCATTTCCATGATTGTTTTGTTATG GGATGTGATGCATCAATTCTTCTAGACAGTAATGACGAGATGGTGAGTGAAAAACAAGCGGCTCCAAATTTAAACTCCCTTCGTGGTTTCGATGTTATCGATGAGATAAAATACTTATTGGAAGATGCTTGTCCTTACACTGTATCTTGTGCTGATATCTTAACCATTGCTGCTCGTGATGCTGTTGAGCTC AGAGGAGGACCTGGATGGCAAGTGCTGTTGGGGAGGAAGGACTCTCTGAAAGCGAGCTTTGATGGAGCCAACAAATACATTCCTTCACCCAATTCCTCTCTTGAGACCCTAATTGCCAATTTTCATGAACAGGGCCTTGATGTTTATGACTTAGTTGCCCTATCAG GAAGCCACACCATAGGGAAAGCAAGATGCTTGAGCTTCAGACAAAGAGCATACCAAACGAGCGCAGAAGAAGAATACGACAGATACGAGAGATACAACAGTTACCGAAGAGTCCTAAGGTCCATATGCCCTGAAACAGGGCAAGACCAGAGGGTAGCGCCCTTAGATTTTAGGACACCGGCAAGGTTTGACAACCACTATTTCCTCAACAttcttgaagggaaagcccttTTGGGGTCCGACAATGTGCTCATAACCCAAGACCATGAAGGTGAGATCACAAGACAAGTTTGGAGCTATGCCTCTGACCAAACCCTTTTCTTTGCTTCCTTTGTTAAGTCCATTGTCAAGATGGGGAACATCAACGTCCTCACTGCCAATCTCGGTGAAGTCCGAACCAATTGTAGGTTTACCAATCACTag
- the LOC111811341 gene encoding peroxidase 20 isoform X2: protein MDILKILLFVIFGVFLFGIESLGDDGLLVFDYYKETCPFVEDIIRRQVEIAVLKDPRMAASLLRLHFHDCFVMGCDASILLDSNDEMRGGPGWQVLLGRKDSLKASFDGANKYIPSPNSSLETLIANFHEQGLDVYDLVALSGSHTIGKARCLSFRQRAYQTSAEEEYDRYERYNSYRRVLRSICPETGQDQRVAPLDFRTPARFDNHYFLNILEGKALLGSDNVLITQDHEGEITRQVWSYASDQTLFFASFVKSIVKMGNINVLTANLGEVRTNCRFTNH from the exons ATGGATATTCTTAAGATATTGTTGTTTGTAATATTTGGtgtgtttttgtttggaattGAAAGCTTAGGCGATGATGGACTTTTGGTTTTTGACTACTACAAAGAAACATGCCCCTTTGTTGAAGATATTATCCGACGACAAGTCGAGATTGCCGTGCTCAAAGATCCTCGAATGGCTGCTTCACTCCTTCGCTTGCATTTCCATGATTGTTTTGTTATG GGATGTGATGCATCAATTCTTCTAGACAGTAATGACGAGATG AGAGGAGGACCTGGATGGCAAGTGCTGTTGGGGAGGAAGGACTCTCTGAAAGCGAGCTTTGATGGAGCCAACAAATACATTCCTTCACCCAATTCCTCTCTTGAGACCCTAATTGCCAATTTTCATGAACAGGGCCTTGATGTTTATGACTTAGTTGCCCTATCAG GAAGCCACACCATAGGGAAAGCAAGATGCTTGAGCTTCAGACAAAGAGCATACCAAACGAGCGCAGAAGAAGAATACGACAGATACGAGAGATACAACAGTTACCGAAGAGTCCTAAGGTCCATATGCCCTGAAACAGGGCAAGACCAGAGGGTAGCGCCCTTAGATTTTAGGACACCGGCAAGGTTTGACAACCACTATTTCCTCAACAttcttgaagggaaagcccttTTGGGGTCCGACAATGTGCTCATAACCCAAGACCATGAAGGTGAGATCACAAGACAAGTTTGGAGCTATGCCTCTGACCAAACCCTTTTCTTTGCTTCCTTTGTTAAGTCCATTGTCAAGATGGGGAACATCAACGTCCTCACTGCCAATCTCGGTGAAGTCCGAACCAATTGTAGGTTTACCAATCACTag
- the LOC111811341 gene encoding peroxidase 20 isoform X3 codes for MAASLLRLHFHDCFVMGCDASILLDSNDEMVSEKQAAPNLNSLRGFDVIDEIKYLLEDACPYTVSCADILTIAARDAVELRGGPGWQVLLGRKDSLKASFDGANKYIPSPNSSLETLIANFHEQGLDVYDLVALSGSHTIGKARCLSFRQRAYQTSAEEEYDRYERYNSYRRVLRSICPETGQDQRVAPLDFRTPARFDNHYFLNILEGKALLGSDNVLITQDHEGEITRQVWSYASDQTLFFASFVKSIVKMGNINVLTANLGEVRTNCRFTNH; via the exons ATGGCTGCTTCACTCCTTCGCTTGCATTTCCATGATTGTTTTGTTATG GGATGTGATGCATCAATTCTTCTAGACAGTAATGACGAGATGGTGAGTGAAAAACAAGCGGCTCCAAATTTAAACTCCCTTCGTGGTTTCGATGTTATCGATGAGATAAAATACTTATTGGAAGATGCTTGTCCTTACACTGTATCTTGTGCTGATATCTTAACCATTGCTGCTCGTGATGCTGTTGAGCTC AGAGGAGGACCTGGATGGCAAGTGCTGTTGGGGAGGAAGGACTCTCTGAAAGCGAGCTTTGATGGAGCCAACAAATACATTCCTTCACCCAATTCCTCTCTTGAGACCCTAATTGCCAATTTTCATGAACAGGGCCTTGATGTTTATGACTTAGTTGCCCTATCAG GAAGCCACACCATAGGGAAAGCAAGATGCTTGAGCTTCAGACAAAGAGCATACCAAACGAGCGCAGAAGAAGAATACGACAGATACGAGAGATACAACAGTTACCGAAGAGTCCTAAGGTCCATATGCCCTGAAACAGGGCAAGACCAGAGGGTAGCGCCCTTAGATTTTAGGACACCGGCAAGGTTTGACAACCACTATTTCCTCAACAttcttgaagggaaagcccttTTGGGGTCCGACAATGTGCTCATAACCCAAGACCATGAAGGTGAGATCACAAGACAAGTTTGGAGCTATGCCTCTGACCAAACCCTTTTCTTTGCTTCCTTTGTTAAGTCCATTGTCAAGATGGGGAACATCAACGTCCTCACTGCCAATCTCGGTGAAGTCCGAACCAATTGTAGGTTTACCAATCACTag
- the LOC111811342 gene encoding tobamovirus multiplication protein 2B isoform X2 yields the protein MATASASGRSNRDGTAKAMVADHISQSVRSTSNLLHLMQQSSSAQAQLAKLPKNLLAKASTIKNTEKILEQMPQVVSSLDAYVEKGLESIPHLQTVVQLLTNMESTQLKSLSQIQHPKEEIESVHQLKDVD from the exons ATGGCGACCGCTTCCGCATCAGGTCGAAGCAACAGAGACGGTACGGCCAAAGCCATGGTGGCCGACCACATTTCTCAGTCAGTGCGATCCACTTCCAATCTCCTTCATCTGATGCAGCAATCTTCTTCGGCTCAG GCTCAGTTAGCAAAATTGCCAAAGAACCTTTTGGCGAAAGCATCAACTATAAAAAATACTGAGAAA ATCTTAGAGCAGATGCCCCAAGTGGTTTCATCATTAGATGCATATGTTGAGAAGGGACTAGAAAG CATTCCTCATTTGCAGACTGTTGTGCAATTACTTACAAACATGGAAAGCACCCaactaaaatctctctcccaaATCCAACACCCTAAAGAG GAAATCGAGTCTGTTCATCAACTGAAAGATGTGGACTAA
- the LOC111811342 gene encoding tobamovirus multiplication protein 2B isoform X4: MATASASGRSNRDGTAKAMVADHISQSVRSTSNLLHLMQQSSSAQAQLAKLPKNLLAKASTIKNTEKILEQMPQVVSSLDAYVEKGLERLQMFAAFLICRLLCNYLQTWKAPN, translated from the exons ATGGCGACCGCTTCCGCATCAGGTCGAAGCAACAGAGACGGTACGGCCAAAGCCATGGTGGCCGACCACATTTCTCAGTCAGTGCGATCCACTTCCAATCTCCTTCATCTGATGCAGCAATCTTCTTCGGCTCAG GCTCAGTTAGCAAAATTGCCAAAGAACCTTTTGGCGAAAGCATCAACTATAAAAAATACTGAGAAA ATCTTAGAGCAGATGCCCCAAGTGGTTTCATCATTAGATGCATATGTTGAGAAGGGACTAGAAAG ACTCCAAATGTTTGCAGCATTCCTCATTTGCAGACTGTTGTGCAATTACTTACAAACATGGAAAGCACCCaactaa
- the LOC111811342 gene encoding tobamovirus multiplication protein 2B isoform X1 has product MATASASGRSNRDGTAKAMVADHISQSVRSTSNLLHLMQQSSSAQLSLSYSSSCLQAQLAKLPKNLLAKASTIKNTEKILEQMPQVVSSLDAYVEKGLESIPHLQTVVQLLTNMESTQLKSLSQIQHPKEEIESVHQLKDVD; this is encoded by the exons ATGGCGACCGCTTCCGCATCAGGTCGAAGCAACAGAGACGGTACGGCCAAAGCCATGGTGGCCGACCACATTTCTCAGTCAGTGCGATCCACTTCCAATCTCCTTCATCTGATGCAGCAATCTTCTTCGGCTCAG TTGAGTTTGTCATATAGTTCATCTTGCCTGCAGGCTCAGTTAGCAAAATTGCCAAAGAACCTTTTGGCGAAAGCATCAACTATAAAAAATACTGAGAAA ATCTTAGAGCAGATGCCCCAAGTGGTTTCATCATTAGATGCATATGTTGAGAAGGGACTAGAAAG CATTCCTCATTTGCAGACTGTTGTGCAATTACTTACAAACATGGAAAGCACCCaactaaaatctctctcccaaATCCAACACCCTAAAGAG GAAATCGAGTCTGTTCATCAACTGAAAGATGTGGACTAA
- the LOC111811342 gene encoding tobamovirus multiplication protein 2B isoform X5 encodes MATASASGRSNRDGTAKAMVADHISQSVRSTSNLLHLMQQSSSAQLSLSYSSSCLQAQLAKLPKNLLAKASTIKNTEKILEQMPQVVSSLDAYVEKGLERLLCNYLQTWKAPN; translated from the exons ATGGCGACCGCTTCCGCATCAGGTCGAAGCAACAGAGACGGTACGGCCAAAGCCATGGTGGCCGACCACATTTCTCAGTCAGTGCGATCCACTTCCAATCTCCTTCATCTGATGCAGCAATCTTCTTCGGCTCAG TTGAGTTTGTCATATAGTTCATCTTGCCTGCAGGCTCAGTTAGCAAAATTGCCAAAGAACCTTTTGGCGAAAGCATCAACTATAAAAAATACTGAGAAA ATCTTAGAGCAGATGCCCCAAGTGGTTTCATCATTAGATGCATATGTTGAGAAGGGACTAGAAAG ACTGTTGTGCAATTACTTACAAACATGGAAAGCACCCaactaa
- the LOC111811342 gene encoding tobamovirus multiplication protein 2B isoform X3 has translation MATASASGRSNRDGTAKAMVADHISQSVRSTSNLLHLMQQSSSAQLSLSYSSSCLQAQLAKLPKNLLAKASTIKNTEKILEQMPQVVSSLDAYVEKGLERLQMFAAFLICRLLCNYLQTWKAPN, from the exons ATGGCGACCGCTTCCGCATCAGGTCGAAGCAACAGAGACGGTACGGCCAAAGCCATGGTGGCCGACCACATTTCTCAGTCAGTGCGATCCACTTCCAATCTCCTTCATCTGATGCAGCAATCTTCTTCGGCTCAG TTGAGTTTGTCATATAGTTCATCTTGCCTGCAGGCTCAGTTAGCAAAATTGCCAAAGAACCTTTTGGCGAAAGCATCAACTATAAAAAATACTGAGAAA ATCTTAGAGCAGATGCCCCAAGTGGTTTCATCATTAGATGCATATGTTGAGAAGGGACTAGAAAG ACTCCAAATGTTTGCAGCATTCCTCATTTGCAGACTGTTGTGCAATTACTTACAAACATGGAAAGCACCCaactaa